From the genome of Halococcus hamelinensis 100A6:
GCTCGGATGCGTGTCGTGTTACCTTCCAATATCGTATGGGTGAGCGGATGCTCGAATGGTGATGTTCGCTGACGGTACAACGGGATTTCTACAGTGTACGATACGGGGTCGGACTATTTAAAGGCTCCGGCCGTTTGCCGCCGGATATCGGTGCCGAGACGGAGTGAGCGGCCGATATTGGGTGGAGGGCTCGCGGAAAAAGTCGATACACGAACGCCGGCTATCTGACGTACGAGCTCCGCGACCCGCAGGGGCTACAGGCGTTCCCCGCAGCGCTCGCCGACCGGTCGTCTGAACTCTGCGGAAACCAGTAGGTTGAGGTTCGGTCGGCGTCGAGCGGTGATATGAGCCTCGAACGCGAGCACGACTGTCCCGACTGCGGCGAGCGACGGCAGTTCTATCGCGCCGCGAGCACGACGCTCCACCTCGGCGAGAAAGTCAAGTGGCGCTGCCCCGACTGTGGCTACGCGTTCGTCACCATCGGCGACGAGATCACCTCCGCACCGGATCCCGCCTGACGACCGCTAGCAATGCCGAGCCACCCCGACCGGCCATGAAT
Proteins encoded in this window:
- a CDS encoding DUF7838 family putative zinc beta-ribbon protein; translated protein: MSLEREHDCPDCGERRQFYRAASTTLHLGEKVKWRCPDCGYAFVTIGDEITSAPDPA